Proteins from a genomic interval of Hornefia porci:
- a CDS encoding SHOCT domain-containing protein, protein MKRNQIELTENALVINRRKTVPRRNIRALSWCPDCLIQHGSRETDDRDRSLVLAADLDAPAGGLLNRDPFIVLPLSPDTDPSALTDWAGELFRDHAETKDFSADSVVVEAKIKVNDYTKAATAGTNAYGKIGMTSPVIETEFSIPDGNIHIRYLGTSSKMYFSRYFRENPEHDFNFRDAELLRPVIRLHYGRITAVMEMEYPGIERDEHGSGIWQVHAEKSFSAVSDACAWLRTLHSKTAPRPAECSTEDAAPHFTKSDVSALLSNLDSLYKAGILSEPEYQKKKELILSIAN, encoded by the coding sequence ATGAAAAGAAACCAGATCGAGCTGACCGAGAATGCGCTCGTCATAAACCGCAGGAAAACTGTTCCGCGCCGGAATATCCGCGCGCTGTCCTGGTGTCCGGACTGTCTGATTCAGCATGGCTCCAGAGAAACCGATGACCGCGACCGCAGTCTCGTTCTGGCAGCGGATCTTGACGCACCTGCCGGCGGACTTCTGAACAGAGATCCTTTCATCGTCCTTCCTTTGTCCCCGGACACAGATCCCTCCGCCCTGACGGACTGGGCAGGCGAGCTCTTCCGGGATCATGCAGAGACAAAAGATTTTTCCGCCGACTCTGTCGTCGTCGAGGCGAAGATAAAAGTCAACGATTATACAAAGGCTGCCACCGCTGGCACTAACGCCTATGGCAAGATCGGCATGACCAGTCCGGTTATCGAAACCGAGTTCAGCATTCCTGACGGAAACATCCATATCCGTTATCTCGGAACCAGCAGCAAAATGTATTTCAGCCGGTATTTCCGGGAGAATCCGGAGCATGATTTCAATTTCCGCGACGCTGAGCTTCTGCGTCCCGTCATCCGCCTTCATTACGGCCGTATCACAGCCGTGATGGAAATGGAATATCCCGGCATCGAGCGGGATGAGCACGGAAGCGGAATCTGGCAGGTTCATGCGGAAAAGTCCTTTTCCGCGGTTTCTGACGCCTGCGCCTGGCTGCGGACGCTTCACAGCAAAACAGCGCCGCGTCCAGCAGAATGTTCCACTGAGGACGCAGCGCCGCATTTTACAAAATCCGATGTATCAGCGCTTCTCTCCAATCTGGATTCCCTTTACAAGGCGGGTATCCTTTCAGAGCCTGAATATCAGAAGAAGAAGGAATTAATCCTTTCCATCGCTAACTGA
- a CDS encoding divergent PAP2 family protein yields MRNFLFELITNRVFLAAVFSWAAAQGSKILFESVKYGFSRERLTGGGGMPSGHTATVTGLTTAAAAVYGPGGFEFPMALFFSIVVVYDAMNVRYETGRQAKVLNEQRRQRIEAGEDPLYDRPFVEKIGHTLPEVVVGAAVGIVIGLIVGLV; encoded by the coding sequence ATGAGGAATTTTTTGTTTGAGCTGATTACAAACCGGGTGTTTCTGGCGGCGGTCTTTTCCTGGGCTGCGGCGCAGGGGAGCAAGATACTCTTTGAAAGCGTGAAGTACGGGTTTTCAAGGGAGCGGCTGACAGGCGGCGGAGGAATGCCCAGCGGCCATACGGCGACGGTAACCGGACTTACGACGGCCGCGGCGGCTGTTTACGGGCCGGGGGGCTTTGAATTTCCCATGGCGCTGTTCTTTTCCATCGTCGTGGTTTATGACGCGATGAATGTGCGTTACGAGACGGGGCGGCAGGCGAAGGTGCTGAACGAACAGAGACGGCAGAGAATTGAAGCCGGGGAGGATCCGCTGTACGATCGTCCCTTTGTTGAGAAAATAGGGCATACGCTTCCGGAGGTTGTCGTCGGTGCGGCCGTCGGAATCGTCATCGGGCTGATTGTCGGACTGGTGTAA
- a CDS encoding PaaI family thioesterase, with amino-acid sequence MTKQEFEEYLKETLGFAALQPERFNAALGVRYMDCGVEPAPFAEFLYQAKEEHRNPYGGIHGGIISSLVDYCTGTGAVAVTRHFVTTVDLSVSYLRALNGENFRIRVEYTHVGGRMISALVRVSDLDSGELCATAQLNFMQLAEKPRGLAV; translated from the coding sequence TTGACAAAACAGGAATTTGAAGAATATCTGAAGGAAACTCTGGGCTTTGCGGCGCTTCAGCCGGAGCGGTTTAACGCGGCGCTGGGCGTCCGTTATATGGACTGCGGCGTGGAGCCGGCGCCGTTTGCGGAATTTCTGTATCAGGCGAAGGAGGAGCATCGCAATCCCTACGGAGGGATTCACGGCGGGATTATTTCATCGCTGGTGGATTACTGCACGGGGACGGGGGCTGTGGCAGTCACCCGGCATTTCGTAACGACGGTGGATCTGAGCGTCAGCTATCTGCGCGCGCTGAACGGTGAGAATTTCCGGATCCGTGTGGAATACACCCATGTGGGCGGCAGGATGATCAGTGCGCTGGTGCGGGTCAGCGACCTTGACAGCGGCGAGTTATGCGCTACGGCGCAGCTGAATTTCATGCAGCTTGCGGAGAAACCCAGGGGACTTGCGGTGTAG
- a CDS encoding class I adenylate-forming enzyme family protein: MPITQYLERNAKEWPDDVALVELNPSVSLPKLTTWREYELIEPARTDKYREEITWKVFDEKANRVANYLITRGIRPGEKVGILLMNCLSWLPIYFGILKAGAVAVPLNFRYAADEIEYCVNLADIRVLIFGDEFIGRVEEIVPNIGAGRLLLYFGQSCPTFAENFIFQTSNYSSKAPDVKITDDDYAAIYFSSGTTGFPKAILHKHRALMHSCQVEQHHHGQTRKDVFLCIPPLYHTGAKMHWFGSLISGSRAVLLRGTKPRDILHAVSEERCTIVWLLVPWAQDILDALDRGELKLEDYNLEQWRLMHIGAQPVPPSMIRHWKEYFPHHLYDTNYGLSESLGPGCVHLGVENIDKVGAIGVPGFGWEAKIVDENRKEQKKGQVGELAVRGPSVMIEYYKDPKATEEVLSEDGWLYTGDMAKQDEDGFYYLVDRKKDVIISGGENIYPVQIEDFLHTYDAVKDVAVIGLPDKRLGEISAAVIEVKDGYTCNEKQINEYCMKLPRYKRPVRIIFADVPRNATGKIEKPKLREMYGGAFLVAAENEVTD, encoded by the coding sequence ATGCCTATTACACAATATCTGGAGCGTAACGCAAAGGAATGGCCGGACGATGTGGCGCTGGTGGAGCTGAATCCGTCCGTCTCGCTGCCGAAGCTGACGACATGGCGGGAATACGAGCTGATCGAGCCTGCGCGCACCGATAAGTACCGGGAGGAAATCACCTGGAAGGTCTTTGACGAAAAAGCGAACCGGGTGGCGAATTATCTGATCACCCGGGGGATTCGCCCGGGTGAGAAGGTGGGAATCCTTCTGATGAACTGCCTGTCCTGGCTGCCGATTTATTTCGGCATTCTGAAGGCGGGGGCGGTCGCGGTACCGCTGAATTTCCGTTACGCTGCTGATGAAATCGAGTATTGTGTGAATCTCGCCGATATTCGCGTGCTGATCTTCGGCGATGAGTTTATCGGGCGGGTGGAGGAAATCGTTCCCAACATCGGCGCGGGGAGGCTGCTGCTGTATTTCGGACAGTCCTGCCCGACCTTCGCGGAGAATTTCATCTTCCAGACCTCAAACTACTCCAGCAAGGCGCCTGATGTGAAAATCACAGATGACGACTACGCCGCGATTTATTTTTCCTCCGGCACGACCGGATTCCCAAAGGCAATCCTTCACAAACACAGGGCGCTGATGCATTCCTGTCAGGTGGAGCAGCACCATCACGGGCAGACCAGGAAGGACGTTTTCCTTTGTATTCCTCCCCTCTACCACACGGGAGCCAAGATGCACTGGTTCGGCAGTCTGATCTCCGGGAGCCGTGCGGTGCTTCTGCGGGGAACAAAACCAAGGGATATTCTTCATGCTGTTTCGGAGGAGCGCTGCACGATCGTGTGGCTGCTGGTGCCATGGGCGCAGGATATTCTGGACGCCCTGGACCGGGGAGAACTGAAACTGGAGGATTACAATCTGGAGCAGTGGCGGCTGATGCATATCGGAGCACAGCCTGTACCTCCTTCCATGATTCGTCACTGGAAGGAATACTTTCCGCATCATCTCTATGATACAAACTACGGTCTGTCGGAGTCGCTGGGACCGGGCTGTGTGCACCTCGGCGTGGAGAATATCGACAAGGTGGGTGCTATCGGCGTTCCGGGATTCGGCTGGGAGGCGAAGATCGTCGATGAGAACCGGAAGGAACAAAAGAAGGGTCAGGTGGGTGAGCTTGCGGTTCGCGGGCCTTCTGTCATGATCGAATATTATAAAGACCCCAAGGCTACGGAGGAAGTCCTGTCAGAGGACGGCTGGCTGTATACCGGAGACATGGCCAAGCAGGATGAAGACGGGTTTTACTATCTGGTGGATCGCAAGAAGGACGTCATCATCTCCGGCGGTGAGAATATCTATCCGGTTCAGATTGAGGATTTCCTCCATACTTATGACGCGGTAAAGGATGTGGCGGTCATCGGTCTTCCGGACAAGCGTCTGGGCGAGATCTCCGCAGCCGTCATCGAGGTCAAGGATGGATATACCTGTAACGAAAAGCAGATTAACGAGTACTGCATGAAACTTCCGCGGTACAAAAGACCGGTCCGCATCATCTTCGCCGATGTTCCGCGCAACGCTACCGGCAAAATCGAGAAACCGAAGCTTCGGGAAATGTACGGCGGCGCGTTCCTGGTGGCGGCCGAAAACGAAGTCACAGACTGA
- the mutY gene encoding A/G-specific adenine glycosylase, translating to MITNEDMKDQKETEQLLSWYDARRRILPWREEPTPYHVWLSEIMLQQTRVEAVREHYARFLRELPDIHALASADEDCYLKLWEGLGYYSRIRNMHKAAVEIEERCGGEMPKTAEELVRLPGIGEYTAAAIASIAFGQPVPSVDGNLLRVWARKTASADNIKAPATVKSARAYYAERISRTRPGDYNQALMDLGATVCLPKGQPDCDRCPWSRCCSAHLDGRELDFPVVPAKASRRVEKRTVFIIHDSSHVLLHRRGDKGLLAGLWEFPGTEGVLTKSSAVQFLQEHGLKPTEIRKLPPAKHVFSHVEWRMTGYDVFADGLSALPLPEDYAAASRTDLEEIYTVPSAFAAFLNSEAIRSLL from the coding sequence TTGATAACTAATGAAGATATGAAAGACCAGAAAGAAACGGAACAATTATTATCATGGTATGACGCCCGACGGCGAATTCTGCCGTGGCGTGAGGAGCCGACGCCGTATCATGTCTGGCTTTCTGAAATCATGCTTCAGCAGACCCGGGTGGAGGCCGTGCGGGAACACTACGCGCGATTCCTCAGGGAGCTTCCTGATATTCACGCTCTGGCATCGGCTGATGAGGACTGTTATCTGAAGTTGTGGGAAGGACTCGGATATTACAGCCGCATCCGCAATATGCATAAGGCTGCGGTGGAAATTGAGGAACGCTGCGGCGGCGAAATGCCGAAAACCGCGGAAGAACTCGTGCGCCTCCCCGGTATCGGTGAATACACGGCGGCAGCCATCGCCTCCATCGCCTTCGGTCAGCCTGTTCCCTCTGTGGACGGAAACCTGCTGCGGGTCTGGGCCCGAAAAACGGCCTCGGCGGACAACATCAAAGCACCTGCCACAGTAAAATCCGCCCGGGCCTATTATGCTGAACGGATTTCCCGGACGCGGCCCGGCGACTATAATCAGGCACTTATGGATCTGGGTGCGACCGTCTGCCTGCCGAAGGGGCAGCCGGACTGTGACCGCTGTCCCTGGAGCCGGTGCTGTTCGGCGCATCTGGACGGTCGTGAACTCGATTTCCCCGTCGTGCCTGCGAAGGCGTCGCGTCGCGTGGAGAAACGCACCGTCTTCATCATTCATGACTCATCTCACGTTCTCCTGCACCGCAGAGGGGACAAGGGGCTTCTGGCAGGGCTCTGGGAATTTCCGGGCACAGAAGGCGTCCTGACAAAGTCTTCTGCCGTTCAATTTCTTCAGGAACACGGCTTAAAACCGACGGAAATCAGGAAACTGCCGCCGGCAAAGCACGTTTTCTCTCACGTGGAATGGCGCATGACCGGCTATGACGTCTTTGCTGACGGCTTGTCCGCGCTTCCTCTTCCTGAAGACTATGCAGCCGCGTCCCGCACAGACCTGGAGGAAATTTACACAGTTCCGTCTGCGTTCGCGGCGTTTCTCAACAGCGAAGCCATACGGAGCCTGCTTTGA
- a CDS encoding precorrin-6B methylase: protein MANDVIFTNEVILQWLQYFAENTPIDLEQIKMMDVTKKNKNLIPTVESHKAVLAFMEAGDTEIFYHMWNAGLGGCEVWYNEGSDPTGPIKHDDVRFMIDRGINASAGMLVVNPNAVSTYKSGLGDLSVRSSSSQVGSELRNIILSKMHIDAEDTVCVVGGEIIAIDAAFQANEGTVIAVEYNHKQREALEDNIDYFDLRNVRIVDHVDKETLASCPVPDIAFIVASASMEQEIQCLMELNPHIILVVYTLDFVEAGQLKNVFEAHGIKDPEVLQVAISRLGPKNTFEIEPAPWIVSGRREKE, encoded by the coding sequence ATGGCAAACGATGTAATCTTCACAAACGAAGTAATTCTTCAGTGGCTGCAGTATTTTGCGGAAAACACCCCCATCGATCTGGAGCAGATCAAGATGATGGATGTGACAAAAAAGAACAAGAATCTCATTCCCACTGTGGAGTCGCATAAAGCGGTTCTGGCCTTCATGGAGGCCGGCGATACAGAAATTTTCTATCATATGTGGAACGCGGGTCTGGGCGGCTGCGAGGTCTGGTACAACGAGGGTTCCGATCCGACAGGCCCCATCAAGCACGACGATGTGCGCTTCATGATCGACCGCGGGATCAACGCCTCCGCCGGCATGCTGGTGGTCAACCCGAACGCCGTCAGCACCTACAAAAGCGGGCTGGGCGACCTTTCGGTCCGTTCTTCCTCCAGTCAGGTGGGGTCAGAGCTGCGCAACATTATTCTCAGCAAGATGCATATCGACGCCGAGGACACCGTCTGCGTCGTGGGCGGCGAGATTATCGCCATCGACGCGGCCTTCCAGGCGAACGAGGGAACGGTCATCGCCGTGGAATACAACCACAAACAGAGAGAGGCGCTGGAAGATAATATCGACTACTTCGACCTGCGCAATGTACGGATTGTGGATCATGTGGACAAGGAAACTCTTGCCTCATGTCCGGTGCCTGACATCGCCTTCATCGTCGCCTCCGCAAGTATGGAGCAGGAGATTCAGTGTCTTATGGAGCTGAACCCCCATATCATTCTGGTGGTCTACACACTGGATTTTGTGGAAGCCGGTCAGCTCAAAAATGTGTTTGAGGCGCACGGGATCAAAGACCCGGAGGTTCTGCAGGTCGCCATCTCCAGACTGGGCCCCAAGAACACCTTCGAGATTGAACCTGCGCCCTGGATCGTCTCCGGACGCAGAGAAAAGGAATAG
- a CDS encoding replication-associated recombination protein A: MEQQTFFNNTSVNQPLADRLRPRDLDEFVGQSHLLGKGKILRRLIEGDQVSSMIFWGPPGVGKTTLAKIIAHRTRSSFIEFSAVTSGIKEIRGIMKQADENRFYGEKTIVFVDEIHRFNKAQQDAFLPFVEKGAITLIGATTENPSFEVNGALLSRCKVFVLQQLTQEDITELLQRALEDPRGFGDQHVVMNKDYLEAIAAFSNGDARNALSTLEMVVLNGDVDGDTITVTEETVEQCTSRKSLLYDKDGEEHYNLISALHKSMRNSDPDAAVYWLARMLEAGEDPIYVARRVTRFASEDIGMADSRALEVCVAAFQACRLIGMPECSVHLTHAVVYCALSPKSNAMEQAYNEAKADALKSLAEPVPLQIRNAPTKLMKELKYGAGYKYAHDYKEKITTLQCMPDSLIGKEYYHPTEQGLEARYKERYEQIKEWKEEHRKQESEKEK, encoded by the coding sequence ATGGAACAACAGACTTTTTTTAACAATACGTCGGTCAACCAGCCGCTGGCCGACCGGCTCCGCCCCCGGGACCTGGATGAGTTCGTGGGACAGAGCCATCTCCTCGGGAAAGGAAAGATTCTGCGCCGCCTGATTGAGGGAGATCAGGTCTCTTCCATGATTTTCTGGGGACCGCCCGGCGTAGGCAAGACGACTCTGGCCAAGATTATCGCTCATCGCACCCGGTCCTCCTTCATCGAGTTTTCCGCGGTGACCAGCGGGATCAAGGAGATTCGCGGCATTATGAAGCAGGCGGATGAAAACCGCTTTTACGGAGAGAAGACCATCGTCTTCGTGGACGAGATCCACCGCTTTAACAAAGCGCAGCAGGATGCGTTTCTGCCTTTTGTAGAGAAGGGTGCCATCACGCTCATCGGCGCAACCACGGAAAATCCGTCCTTCGAGGTGAACGGCGCGCTCCTTTCGCGCTGCAAGGTGTTTGTGCTCCAGCAGCTGACGCAGGAGGACATTACGGAGCTTCTGCAGAGAGCGCTGGAGGATCCCAGAGGCTTCGGCGACCAGCATGTGGTGATGAACAAAGACTATCTGGAAGCAATTGCCGCCTTTTCCAACGGAGACGCGAGAAATGCTCTTTCTACGCTGGAGATGGTCGTTCTGAACGGTGATGTTGACGGCGACACGATCACGGTGACGGAGGAAACCGTGGAGCAGTGTACGTCGAGAAAGTCGCTGCTGTATGACAAGGACGGAGAAGAGCACTACAATCTCATTTCCGCGCTGCATAAGTCCATGCGCAATTCCGATCCGGACGCGGCGGTTTACTGGCTGGCGAGGATGCTGGAGGCCGGAGAGGATCCGATTTATGTCGCGCGGCGCGTCACCAGATTCGCCAGCGAGGATATCGGGATGGCGGATTCCCGGGCACTGGAGGTCTGCGTCGCGGCGTTTCAGGCCTGCCGGCTGATCGGTATGCCCGAATGCTCCGTGCACCTGACCCACGCCGTGGTGTATTGTGCTTTGTCCCCGAAGTCAAACGCCATGGAGCAGGCGTATAATGAGGCGAAGGCAGACGCTCTGAAAAGTCTGGCGGAGCCGGTTCCCCTGCAGATCCGCAACGCGCCCACGAAGCTCATGAAGGAGCTGAAATACGGTGCGGGATACAAATATGCTCACGACTACAAGGAAAAGATAACGACGCTGCAGTGCATGCCGGATTCTCTGATCGGAAAGGAATATTACCATCCTACAGAGCAGGGGCTGGAGGCCAGATACAAAGAGCGGTACGAGCAGATCAAGGAATGGAAGGAAGAACACCGTAAGCAGGAAAGCGAAAAAGAAAAATGA
- a CDS encoding ADP-ribosylglycohydrolase family protein, whose product MAMQFNNMTAYDVKSAIFGVVTADALGVPVEFSVREDRRRDPVTGMREYGTYNQPKGTWSDDSSMTLAALDSLSAGVDYGEIMKRFAAWAQKGDYTPYRETFDMGEATRRAINRYLDGTPPLECGGTGERDNGNGSLMRIMPFVLVAIRDGDRKISDLTGIHNASALTHRHPRCMAACGIYARLAAALIDAMTGNKMNLAAAAVSGALEDYRNSPFAEETGTYRRMADLKALADLPESEIRSSGYVVDTLEAAVWCFLNTESYRDCVLKAVNLGEDTDTVAAVAGGLAGVWYGFDAIPSDWVAALARREWIEELCKGLL is encoded by the coding sequence ATGGCAATGCAGTTTAACAATATGACGGCCTACGATGTTAAATCCGCGATTTTCGGCGTGGTCACGGCGGATGCGCTGGGCGTTCCGGTGGAGTTCAGCGTCCGTGAGGACCGGCGCAGAGATCCTGTTACGGGAATGCGGGAATACGGGACGTATAACCAGCCGAAGGGAACATGGTCGGATGACTCCAGTATGACGCTGGCGGCGCTGGACAGCCTGTCCGCAGGCGTGGATTACGGGGAGATCATGAAACGGTTTGCGGCCTGGGCGCAGAAGGGTGATTATACGCCGTACCGGGAGACCTTTGACATGGGCGAAGCGACGCGGCGGGCGATTAACCGGTATCTGGACGGTACGCCGCCTCTGGAATGCGGCGGAACGGGAGAACGGGACAACGGCAACGGCTCACTGATGAGGATTATGCCCTTTGTGCTTGTGGCGATTAGGGACGGCGACCGGAAAATCAGTGATCTCACCGGAATTCATAACGCTTCCGCATTGACGCACAGGCATCCGCGCTGCATGGCTGCCTGCGGGATCTACGCCCGGCTTGCGGCGGCGCTCATCGACGCGATGACGGGGAACAAAATGAACCTGGCGGCTGCCGCGGTTTCCGGAGCGCTGGAGGATTACCGCAATTCTCCGTTTGCAGAGGAAACGGGCACCTACCGGCGGATGGCGGATCTGAAGGCTCTGGCGGATTTGCCGGAATCGGAGATCCGGAGCTCGGGTTATGTGGTGGATACGCTGGAGGCTGCGGTCTGGTGTTTTCTGAATACGGAAAGCTATCGGGACTGTGTGCTGAAGGCGGTGAATCTGGGAGAGGACACGGATACCGTCGCAGCGGTGGCGGGAGGACTGGCCGGCGTCTGGTACGGGTTTGACGCAATTCCGTCCGACTGGGTTGCCGCCCTTGCCCGCAGAGAGTGGATTGAAGAACTGTGCAAGGGCCTTCTGTGA
- a CDS encoding DNA/RNA non-specific endonuclease — translation MNVRTVYLKRILTLIIAVLTALSLAGTDPAAVSAASGVAAPTKVKAANLYSGIRLTWKKPAKKTTFRIYVKTGGKYKKAGTASANKFVYKKAKSGKTYTFRVRAYRKGSRSGYSRTVTKRFVRSLANMEYKGKGYAVLHGNKPAFSDAQVTRARNAYITFGKLDDRGRCTAVTASVSSETLPREERGDISSVHPTGWVSGQGWQRCHLLAFSLGGGNANPRNLITGSAQMNVSGGMWIFEEQVLNYVRQTGNHVLYRVTPVFKGNELVARGVHMEARSVENAGLQYNVYVFNVMDGYKIDYATGRVRAKNAAAGENPGGSSHSNAKRTYILNENTKKFHYPSCSAVKRMKPSNRKKVKTSRKSLIRKGYDPCKICEP, via the coding sequence GTGAATGTGAGAACTGTATATCTGAAAAGAATACTGACGCTGATTATTGCCGTCCTTACAGCGCTGTCGCTTGCGGGAACGGATCCGGCAGCGGTCAGCGCTGCGTCGGGTGTCGCGGCGCCGACAAAGGTGAAGGCGGCGAATCTGTACAGCGGAATCCGCCTGACATGGAAGAAACCGGCGAAAAAAACCACCTTCCGGATTTATGTGAAAACCGGAGGGAAATACAAAAAAGCCGGCACGGCCTCCGCAAATAAATTTGTATATAAAAAAGCGAAGTCCGGGAAAACCTACACCTTCCGGGTACGCGCGTACAGAAAAGGAAGCCGTTCCGGATACAGCAGGACGGTCACGAAGAGGTTCGTCCGTTCGCTGGCCAATATGGAGTACAAAGGAAAGGGCTATGCGGTGCTGCACGGCAATAAACCGGCTTTCTCAGACGCTCAGGTGACCCGGGCCCGGAACGCGTATATCACGTTCGGTAAGCTGGATGACAGAGGCCGCTGTACGGCGGTGACCGCCAGTGTGTCCTCTGAGACGCTGCCCAGAGAGGAACGCGGCGATATCAGCTCGGTACATCCCACCGGATGGGTCAGCGGACAGGGCTGGCAGCGGTGTCACCTGCTGGCTTTCAGCCTCGGAGGGGGCAACGCCAATCCCCGGAACCTCATCACCGGATCCGCGCAGATGAACGTGAGCGGCGGTATGTGGATTTTCGAGGAACAGGTGCTGAACTATGTCCGTCAGACCGGAAATCATGTTCTCTACCGGGTGACGCCGGTTTTCAAGGGGAACGAGCTCGTGGCCAGAGGCGTTCACATGGAGGCCAGGTCCGTGGAGAATGCGGGATTGCAGTATAATGTCTATGTGTTCAACGTCATGGACGGGTACAAAATTGATTACGCAACCGGCAGGGTGCGCGCGAAGAACGCCGCCGCCGGAGAGAATCCTGGCGGCAGCAGTCACAGCAACGCCAAAAGGACCTACATCCTGAACGAGAACACGAAAAAATTTCATTATCCCAGCTGCAGTGCTGTTAAGAGGATGAAGCCCTCCAACCGGAAGAAGGTGAAGACCAGCCGCAAGAGTCTGATTCGAAAAGGCTATGACCCCTGTAAAATCTGTGAGCCGTAA
- the queD gene encoding 6-carboxytetrahydropterin synthase QueD: protein MILVKEFEFDAAHNLINYHGKCERLHGHTYKLVVKLEGTRGPEDMIYDFVDLKNLVKEHILNEFDHHYINEFIEQPTAENIAVYVWNRLAPLVKTENAHLCEIQVWETKTSGIIYHGEEA, encoded by the coding sequence ATGATTTTAGTAAAGGAATTTGAATTTGACGCGGCACATAATCTGATCAATTATCACGGGAAGTGCGAGCGCCTGCACGGGCATACCTACAAGCTGGTCGTAAAGCTGGAAGGAACCCGGGGACCGGAGGATATGATCTATGACTTTGTGGATCTGAAAAACCTCGTGAAGGAACACATTCTGAATGAATTTGATCATCACTATATCAATGAATTCATCGAGCAGCCGACGGCGGAAAACATCGCAGTGTACGTCTGGAACAGGCTGGCCCCGCTGGTGAAGACAGAGAACGCGCATCTCTGTGAGATCCAGGTATGGGAGACAAAGACATCAGGGATTATTTATCACGGAGAGGAAGCATGA
- the folE2 gene encoding GTP cyclohydrolase FolE2 yields MKDVQNQPDRRQIYLNQVGIKDFRMPMEICNKNGEWLSTAADISLLVGLDASLRGTHMSRFVDMIQENRRMDLKHMRNILESIQQRLESRSSFVRMKFDYFIEKESPVTRLASFINVQVEYSASLEGNDFEFDMKVITPVTTLCPCSKEISEYSAHNQRANVSIQIRRKKFMWIEDLVEIAEQSASSPVYSLLKRPDEKYVTEHAYDNPRFVEDVCREAKLRVDRMRDVKEYCIEVESLESIHNHSAYAMVTGGEEI; encoded by the coding sequence ATGAAGGACGTACAGAATCAGCCGGACCGGAGACAGATCTATCTGAATCAGGTGGGGATCAAGGATTTCCGGATGCCGATGGAGATCTGCAACAAAAACGGAGAATGGCTCAGTACCGCGGCGGACATCAGTCTGCTGGTGGGGCTCGACGCCAGCCTGCGGGGCACACATATGTCCCGTTTCGTCGATATGATCCAGGAGAATCGGCGGATGGACCTGAAGCACATGAGAAATATCCTGGAAAGCATTCAGCAGCGTCTGGAATCCCGGAGCAGCTTTGTGCGGATGAAGTTTGATTATTTTATTGAAAAGGAATCGCCGGTCACGCGGCTGGCCTCCTTCATCAATGTCCAGGTGGAATACAGTGCGAGTCTGGAGGGCAATGATTTTGAGTTCGACATGAAGGTGATCACGCCGGTGACGACTCTTTGTCCCTGCTCCAAGGAAATTTCGGAGTATTCGGCGCACAATCAGCGCGCCAATGTTTCGATTCAGATTCGCCGCAAGAAGTTCATGTGGATTGAGGACCTGGTGGAGATCGCGGAACAGAGCGCAAGCTCGCCGGTGTATTCTCTGCTGAAGCGGCCGGATGAGAAATATGTGACGGAACACGCCTACGATAATCCCCGGTTCGTGGAGGATGTGTGCAGGGAGGCCAAGCTCCGTGTGGACAGAATGCGGGATGTGAAGGAATACTGCATCGAGGTGGAAAGCCTGGAGAGCATCCACAACCATTCCGCCTACGCGATGGTTACCGGCGGAGAGGAGATATGA